From Methanosarcina lacustris Z-7289, one genomic window encodes:
- a CDS encoding DUF128 domain-containing protein — translation MMDPQIERKLIEIMRVIHESDKPIGARAIADELNNRGYDIGERAVRYHLRILDERGFTHKHGYAGRTLTDLGENEMNDALIGDRFGFVISRIEEMAFKTTYDLETDKGDVVVNISYFDKDDFETVISLISYTAHSGYMISPRVRVFEEDSGPEIPIPPGKIGIATVCSVTFDGLLLKAGIPVEPAYGGVLQIENRKPARFMDLISYSGTSIDPIKIFMNRGHTSVLEVLEKGDGKILANMRQINSSAYDKTGEILKRAEKSGLAGCITAGNIDECLLGAPVDIGKFGVAVVGGINGVCALEETGIKIETNPLSTMLDYRTMSEI, via the coding sequence ATGATGGATCCGCAAATAGAGCGAAAACTTATTGAAATCATGAGGGTGATTCACGAAAGTGACAAACCTATAGGTGCCCGGGCAATAGCTGACGAATTGAATAACCGGGGCTATGATATAGGAGAGAGGGCTGTCCGCTACCACCTGAGGATCCTGGATGAGAGAGGGTTTACACACAAACACGGGTATGCCGGGCGTACACTTACGGATCTTGGAGAAAACGAGATGAATGATGCCCTTATAGGGGACCGTTTTGGTTTTGTGATATCCAGGATCGAAGAAATGGCATTCAAGACCACATATGACCTCGAAACCGATAAAGGGGATGTCGTGGTAAATATCTCTTATTTTGACAAGGACGATTTCGAAACTGTGATTAGTTTGATTTCGTATACAGCCCACTCAGGGTACATGATAAGCCCGAGGGTAAGAGTATTCGAAGAGGATTCAGGACCTGAAATACCTATTCCTCCGGGAAAAATAGGAATAGCTACAGTATGCAGCGTCACTTTTGATGGGCTTCTCCTGAAAGCAGGCATTCCTGTAGAACCAGCTTATGGTGGGGTCCTCCAGATCGAAAACCGAAAACCAGCACGTTTTATGGACCTGATCTCCTATAGTGGGACGTCCATTGACCCGATAAAGATTTTCATGAACAGGGGCCATACATCAGTTCTTGAGGTACTTGAGAAAGGGGACGGAAAAATCCTTGCCAATATGCGGCAGATAAATTCCTCAGCCTATGATAAGACAGGAGAAATTCTAAAAAGGGCAGAAAAATCCGGTTTAGCCGGCTGTATCACTGCAGGAAATATTGATGAGTGTTTACTTGGAGCTCCGGTTGACATCGGAAAGTTCGGAGTTGCGGTAGTGGGAGGAATAAACGGGGTCTGTGCCCTCGAGGAAACAGGAATTAAGATTGAAACAAACCCGCTTTCCACGATGCTTGACTACCGGACAATGTCCGAAATTTAA